The following coding sequences are from one Geothrix sp. window:
- a CDS encoding Hpt domain-containing protein has protein sequence MSASDLLDMTTIQNLVELDDGGHGLLSEMVAIFREDTPRRIQDILTAIAEGNAEELSRAGHALKGGSGALGANALRTLAAELEALGREGSSSAGPDLPGRLEGTFLASLAALEAIVEGLKKK, from the coding sequence ATGAGCGCGTCGGACCTGCTGGACATGACCACCATCCAGAACCTGGTGGAACTGGACGACGGCGGCCATGGCCTGCTCTCCGAAATGGTCGCCATCTTCCGGGAGGACACGCCCCGCCGCATCCAGGACATCCTCACGGCCATCGCCGAGGGGAATGCCGAGGAACTGTCCCGTGCGGGCCATGCCCTGAAGGGCGGCTCCGGCGCCCTGGGCGCCAACGCCCTGCGCACCCTGGCGGCCGAGCTGGAGGCCCTGGGCCGGGAGGGCTCCAGCAGCGCGGGCCCGGACCTGCCTGGACGGCTGGAGGGCACTTTCCTGGCTTCCCTTGCGGCCCTGGAGGCCATTGTCGAGGGCCTGAAGAAGAAGTAG
- a CDS encoding PstS family phosphate ABC transporter substrate-binding protein: MRSFLFALVAGSLLFSQGVPQSAPKVDPGLAPYVPTQAITTTVESIGADSLTDVWEEWRAGFKALQPGAQFKVNHGLSTAAVKAFMENASPMIHMARELTLDEHKAFEKKFGYAPTKVVACYDAFIVFVNAGNPIKDIGMDQLDAAYSTTRNGGYKSDSTVETWGDLGVRGSDYARRPIHAYMRAEGTASRTTIQDLVLLKGKYKPTVKDAVDWPSIAEAVMTDASGLGIGTLSNWLSRNKTLAVAPLQVKEPVPPTQENVVSGKYPLSRTYYFYVNRAPGAQLSPAVAEFLSFVLSRQGQNAVALASLFPLPPDIAQLNRKRLRAN, translated from the coding sequence ATGCGCTCTTTCCTTTTCGCCTTGGTGGCCGGTTCCCTGCTGTTCAGCCAGGGGGTACCCCAATCCGCGCCGAAGGTGGATCCGGGCCTGGCACCCTATGTGCCCACCCAGGCCATCACGACCACGGTGGAGAGCATCGGTGCCGATTCCCTTACGGATGTCTGGGAAGAGTGGAGGGCCGGGTTCAAGGCCCTGCAGCCCGGGGCCCAGTTCAAGGTCAACCACGGCCTCTCCACGGCGGCCGTAAAGGCCTTCATGGAGAATGCCTCTCCCATGATCCACATGGCCCGGGAACTCACCCTGGACGAGCACAAGGCCTTCGAGAAGAAGTTCGGCTACGCCCCCACCAAGGTGGTGGCCTGCTACGACGCGTTCATCGTCTTCGTCAACGCGGGCAATCCCATAAAGGACATCGGCATGGACCAGCTGGATGCGGCCTATTCCACCACCCGCAACGGCGGCTACAAGTCCGATTCCACCGTGGAAACCTGGGGCGACCTGGGCGTCCGGGGATCGGACTACGCCAGGCGGCCCATCCACGCCTACATGCGCGCCGAGGGCACGGCCTCGCGGACGACCATCCAGGATCTCGTGCTCTTGAAGGGCAAGTACAAGCCCACGGTCAAGGACGCGGTGGACTGGCCCAGCATCGCGGAAGCGGTGATGACGGACGCCTCGGGCCTCGGCATCGGCACCCTGTCCAACTGGCTGTCCCGCAACAAGACCCTGGCGGTGGCGCCCCTCCAGGTCAAGGAACCCGTGCCGCCCACCCAGGAGAATGTGGTGTCCGGCAAGTACCCCCTGTCCCGCACGTACTACTTCTACGTGAACCGCGCCCCGGGCGCCCAGCTCTCCCCGGCCGTGGCGGAGTTCCTGTCCTTCGTACTCTCGCGGCAGGGGCAGAACGCCGTGGCCCTGGCCTCCCTCTTCCCCTTGCCACCCGACATCGCGCAGTTGAACCGGAAGCGCCTGCGCGCCAACTGA